In Gammaproteobacteria bacterium, the following proteins share a genomic window:
- the parE gene encoding DNA topoisomerase IV subunit B yields MSNQYQSSDIEVLSGLDPVKRRPGMYTDTSRPNHLIQEVVDNSVDEALAGHAKTIKVTLCEDGFIEVADDGRGMPVDIHPEEKVSGVELILSKLHAGGKFSDKNYAISGGLHGVGVSVVNALSERLDVWVKRDGKEYHIAFEHGHKVSELAEVGTVGQRNTGTRVKFKPAKEYFDTIQISLRNLKRLLKAKAVLCSGLALEYKDDKSKEYEKWYYADGLQEYFLESLSGSEILPIEGFQGTQTVDGETVDWIVSWKIDGEVLSESYVNLIPTAQGGTHVNGLRTGLTEAIREFAEAHSLLPRGVKLAPDDVWDRVSYVLSVKMKDPQFSGQTKERLSSRGIASIVANSVKDSFVLWLSQNVATGEQIAAIAIEKAQSRLKKGKQVVRKKITAGPALPGKLADCSSPDPSQGELFLVEGDSAGGSAKQARNREFQAIMPLRGKILNTWEVDSSSVMASQEVHDLAVAIGVDPGSTDLSGLRYGKVIVLADADSDGLHISTLLCALFLKHFESLVRAGHVFIAMPPLYRIDVGKQKYYALDGSERDRILDKIESEKISGKVSVTRFKGLGEMNPIQLKESAIDPDTRRLLQLRIDEGDNTFQMMDMLLSKKRAADRKSWLQDKGDLATV; encoded by the coding sequence ATGTCAAATCAATATCAATCCAGTGATATAGAAGTCCTTTCAGGTCTGGATCCTGTCAAACGTAGACCGGGAATGTACACGGACACATCTCGTCCTAACCACTTAATTCAAGAGGTTGTCGATAACTCTGTTGATGAAGCATTGGCTGGTCATGCCAAAACTATCAAGGTTACGCTGTGTGAGGATGGTTTCATTGAAGTCGCTGATGATGGTCGGGGAATGCCGGTAGATATCCACCCTGAGGAAAAAGTTTCAGGAGTTGAGTTGATTCTTTCTAAATTACATGCCGGCGGTAAATTTTCTGATAAAAACTACGCGATTTCAGGTGGTTTGCATGGAGTGGGTGTTTCTGTTGTCAATGCGCTTTCTGAAAGGTTGGATGTGTGGGTTAAACGTGATGGCAAAGAGTATCACATTGCCTTCGAGCATGGTCATAAAGTATCTGAATTGGCTGAAGTTGGAACTGTCGGGCAGCGGAATACCGGCACCAGAGTTAAATTTAAACCGGCTAAAGAGTATTTTGATACCATTCAAATTTCATTGAGAAATTTAAAAAGACTGCTCAAAGCAAAAGCGGTGCTTTGTTCAGGACTGGCTCTTGAATATAAAGATGATAAAAGCAAAGAATACGAAAAATGGTATTACGCCGATGGTTTGCAAGAGTATTTTCTAGAATCTTTGTCCGGTTCTGAAATTCTGCCAATTGAAGGGTTTCAGGGAACACAAACCGTTGATGGTGAAACTGTTGACTGGATTGTCAGTTGGAAAATTGATGGTGAAGTTTTAAGTGAAAGTTATGTGAATTTAATCCCAACAGCACAAGGCGGAACGCATGTGAATGGTTTGAGGACCGGTTTGACTGAAGCGATTCGGGAATTTGCTGAGGCTCATAGTTTGTTGCCTCGTGGTGTTAAACTGGCTCCCGATGATGTTTGGGACAGAGTGAGTTATGTGCTTTCGGTGAAGATGAAAGACCCGCAATTCAGCGGACAGACCAAAGAAAGATTATCCAGCAGAGGAATTGCATCCATTGTTGCGAATTCAGTCAAAGACAGTTTTGTCTTGTGGTTGAGTCAAAATGTTGCAACCGGTGAGCAAATTGCCGCGATTGCAATTGAAAAAGCACAGAGTCGTTTGAAAAAAGGCAAGCAGGTGGTTCGCAAGAAAATTACTGCCGGTCCTGCGTTACCCGGAAAATTAGCCGATTGCAGTAGTCCAGATCCTTCACAAGGCGAACTGTTTTTAGTGGAAGGAGATTCTGCCGGTGGTTCGGCAAAACAAGCCCGCAATCGTGAATTTCAGGCAATCATGCCACTTCGTGGAAAAATCCTGAATACTTGGGAAGTGGATTCCTCTTCTGTCATGGCATCTCAGGAAGTTCATGATTTGGCAGTTGCGATTGGTGTTGATCCGGGAAGTACCGATTTATCCGGTTTGAGATACGGAAAAGTGATCGTTCTGGCGGATGCGGACTCTGATGGTTTGCATATTTCAACTTTGCTTTGTGCCTTATTTTTAAAACATTTTGAGTCATTAGTCAGAGCAGGGCATGTGTTTATTGCGATGCCTCCTTTGTACCGAATTGATGTCGGCAAGCAAAAATATTATGCCCTCGATGGTTCGGAAAGAGATCGAATTCTGGATAAAATTGAGTCCGAAAAAATATCAGGAAAAGTGAGTGTGACTCGATTTAAAGGATTGGGTGAAATGAATCCGATTCAACTCAAAGAAAGTGCAATTGATCCTGATACCAGACGGCTATTGCAATTAAGAATTGACGAAGGTGATAACACATTCCAGATGATGGATATGTTATTATCAAAAAAACGAGCTGCAGACAGAAAGTCATGGTTACAGGATAAAGGAGATTTGGCGACAGTTTGA
- a CDS encoding BPSS1780 family membrane protein: MFDIKSPRTVSYSSGWRWINEGFRYFSPYKNIWILSLFLIVLVLIAVKFLVPVLQIIILFLLPFVTAGLSLACADIEQNKKMSLEYLLSGFNSPNRLNLFRYGLLLMLMIIVAQMVSTIILTMMGVSQEQLVSELQTLQENSNATFSSLLESEVMSKFLLVSALSLLPVIAINLFAPIILVFSNYSAFYAIKLSFLAVLRNLPAIIVYAVIYILLLVIMIFATDWLGNLLVSLLGNQSVVAVMIYSLLFYSLIFVLGAVSYSSAYVAFKDIFLGEDL; encoded by the coding sequence ATGTTCGATATTAAGTCTCCAAGAACTGTTAGCTATTCGTCGGGTTGGCGTTGGATTAATGAAGGATTCAGGTACTTCTCACCTTATAAAAATATCTGGATACTTTCTCTGTTTTTAATTGTGTTGGTGTTAATTGCAGTTAAATTCTTAGTGCCGGTCTTACAGATAATAATTTTGTTTTTATTGCCGTTTGTCACGGCTGGGTTAAGTTTGGCATGCGCTGATATTGAACAGAACAAAAAAATGTCACTGGAATATTTGCTAAGTGGTTTCAATAGCCCTAATCGATTGAATCTGTTTCGTTATGGGTTGTTGCTTATGCTGATGATAATTGTTGCTCAAATGGTGAGTACAATCATTTTAACAATGATGGGTGTGAGTCAGGAGCAGTTGGTTTCTGAGTTGCAAACCTTACAGGAAAACTCCAATGCGACCTTTTCATCACTGCTTGAATCTGAAGTCATGTCAAAATTTCTATTGGTAAGTGCTTTGTCGCTGTTACCTGTGATTGCAATTAATTTATTTGCTCCGATAATTCTTGTTTTTTCAAATTATTCGGCTTTTTATGCTATTAAATTAAGCTTTCTGGCAGTATTGAGAAATCTTCCGGCAATTATAGTTTATGCTGTCATCTATATTTTATTATTAGTGATTATGATATTTGCCACCGACTGGCTGGGTAATTTACTGGTATCCCTTTTAGGGAATCAGTCAGTAGTAGCTGTAATGATTTATTCGCTTTTGTTTTATTCCTTAATATTTGTGTTAGGGGCGGTATCATACAGTTCAGCTTATGTGGCGTTTAAAGATATTTTTCTAGGAGAGGATTTGTAA
- the hemA gene encoding glutamyl-tRNA reductase: MSLFVIGLNHNTADVDVREKLSIPEYEIGNVVIQICKDNRIEACVIISTCNRTEFYYSSDNKQLAIDSFCKWFGLDYDSIKQHIYIKSKLECVQHLYKVSAGLDSMILGEAQILGQVKSSYEISKDNKALDTTTDRLFQSAFRVAKSVRSSTDIGKNPVSIANSAVNLSKQIFGDLTEQSILMIGAGSTAELLLRYLAKNNYKQLAIANRNLNNAENLAQQFQGLAFQLDFLHSKISDYDLIFTATASKEPLIDSEMIKAALQKRKHKPMVIIDIAIPRDVDKSVKKFNDVFYYEVDDLQKVISKNLQNRELAAIEAEKIIVAEAEIFMDWYKSQQHTQLIHNFQRETARIRKESLDKALNKISSGGDIEDVLFYLANNLTKKLNHTPVKAIRNAIQSGDINKINTIKELFNIDQNNDT; this comes from the coding sequence ATGTCTTTGTTTGTCATTGGACTCAATCACAATACGGCTGATGTCGATGTTCGGGAAAAGTTATCAATTCCTGAATATGAAATTGGCAATGTTGTTATTCAGATTTGTAAAGACAATCGCATTGAAGCTTGTGTTATTATCTCAACATGTAATCGAACAGAGTTTTATTATTCTTCAGATAACAAACAATTGGCGATAGACTCGTTTTGCAAATGGTTTGGCCTTGATTACGATTCCATCAAACAACATATCTACATCAAATCAAAACTGGAATGTGTTCAGCACCTTTATAAAGTTTCCGCAGGACTGGACTCGATGATTTTAGGAGAGGCTCAAATTTTGGGACAGGTCAAATCATCCTATGAAATATCAAAAGATAACAAGGCATTAGATACAACAACTGATCGCTTGTTTCAATCCGCATTCAGAGTTGCAAAATCAGTCAGGAGCAGCACAGATATCGGCAAAAACCCTGTTTCCATTGCCAATAGTGCGGTCAATTTATCCAAACAAATATTTGGAGACCTTACCGAGCAAAGCATTTTAATGATTGGAGCCGGTTCAACAGCAGAACTATTACTGCGTTATTTGGCAAAAAACAATTACAAACAACTTGCCATTGCCAATCGCAACCTAAACAACGCTGAAAATCTGGCACAACAATTTCAGGGTTTAGCATTTCAACTGGATTTTTTGCATAGCAAGATTTCAGATTATGATCTGATATTTACCGCAACTGCGAGTAAAGAGCCTCTGATTGATTCAGAAATGATTAAAGCCGCTTTGCAGAAACGCAAACACAAACCAATGGTCATCATTGACATTGCTATTCCTCGTGATGTGGATAAATCGGTCAAAAAATTCAATGACGTTTTTTATTACGAAGTTGATGATTTGCAAAAAGTCATTTCTAAAAACCTGCAAAACCGTGAACTTGCAGCCATTGAAGCCGAAAAGATAATTGTTGCCGAAGCTGAAATCTTCATGGATTGGTATAAATCCCAGCAGCACACTCAATTGATTCACAATTTCCAAAGGGAAACTGCTAGAATACGTAAAGAAAGTTTGGATAAAGCGCTTAATAAAATTTCCAGTGGCGGAGATATTGAAGATGTGCTGTTTTATCTGGCGAACAACCTGACAAAAAAATTAAACCATACACCGGTTAAAGCGATTAGAAATGCCATCCAATCCGGCGATATCAATAAAATCAATACAATTAAAGAACTTTTTAACATAGATCAAAATAATGACACCTGA
- a CDS encoding thioredoxin family protein, which produces MVLTYTPDVEFGKKMPDFDLPGVDNKNWDMQKCMGENGLVVMFICNHCPYVKSIQERLVEDALAMQKFGVNVVAIMSNDVNDYPEDSFENMQLVAKEQNYPFPYLLDETQEVAKAYGAVCTPDIFGLDNQGVLHYRGRLDAAGRNKSEEQLPRDMVNAMKQLAKEGQITTEQIPSMGCSIKWIKS; this is translated from the coding sequence ATGGTTTTAACATATACACCTGATGTTGAATTCGGTAAAAAAATGCCCGATTTTGATTTGCCGGGAGTGGATAATAAAAACTGGGATATGCAAAAATGCATGGGTGAAAATGGTTTGGTTGTGATGTTTATCTGCAATCATTGTCCTTATGTGAAATCCATTCAGGAAAGACTAGTGGAAGATGCTTTAGCGATGCAAAAGTTCGGGGTAAATGTGGTTGCAATTATGTCCAATGATGTGAATGATTATCCTGAAGATTCTTTTGAAAATATGCAGCTTGTTGCTAAAGAACAAAATTACCCTTTTCCTTATTTATTGGATGAAACTCAGGAAGTAGCCAAAGCCTACGGAGCTGTTTGTACTCCTGATATTTTCGGGTTGGATAACCAAGGTGTATTGCATTATCGCGGCAGGCTGGATGCAGCAGGAAGAAATAAATCGGAAGAACAATTACCCAGAGATATGGTCAATGCCATGAAACAATTGGCGAAAGAAGGGCAAATAACAACTGAACAAATTCCAAGCATGGGATGTTCTATCAAGTGGATAAAATCGTAA
- a CDS encoding NADPH-dependent 2,4-dienoyl-CoA reductase, protein MNNYPNLLKPLDLGFTTIKNRVLMGSMHTGLEDRAKNYQKLATYFAKRAEGQVGLIVTGGISPNIRAWTAPFGGFLKYGFQVKRHKIVTNAVHQADGKICMQILHTGRYGYHPFILSPSGIKSPITPFKPKLMSTKDIEKQIQSFVNTSKLAQEAGYDGVEIMGSEGYLINQFLVERTNVRDDLWGGSYENRTRFAREIVERVRQAVGKDFIIIFRLSMLDLVSQGSTWEEVVFLAKELEKLGVSIINTGIGWHEARIPTIATCVPPAAFSWVTEKMRPHVSVPLVTTNRINTPGMAEQILSSQNIDMVSMARPLLADPDFVKKAMDNKADEINSCIGCNQACLDHVFKNKRATCLVNPLACYETDYKIEPTSQSKKCAVIGGGPAGMSCAATLAERGHKVTLFEASDKLGGQFNLAANIPGKDEFFKTIRYFKTQFAKLEVEVKLNMKVTKDDLSGFDEVVIATGVKPRYPNIPGIDHGKVIFYDELIRKEKIAGQKVAVIGAGGIGFDVGEFLSEDDSLHGTSDDIYANPQAFCKEWGIDMNIEAEGGLVQAQHQRSPREIYLLQRKTGKPGKTLGKTTGWIRRMTLTKRGVKTLSGCNYDKIDDQGLHITRNKKTEILDVDNVIICAGQVSVNSLYEELKDTQSCHIIGGAEYAGELDAKRAIKQGVLLAAKL, encoded by the coding sequence ATGAATAACTATCCTAATCTCCTTAAACCGCTTGATTTGGGGTTCACTACGATTAAAAACAGAGTTTTGATGGGATCAATGCATACCGGATTGGAAGACCGAGCCAAGAATTATCAAAAACTAGCGACCTATTTTGCCAAGCGTGCCGAAGGTCAGGTAGGATTGATTGTTACCGGAGGAATCAGCCCAAATATTCGAGCGTGGACAGCTCCATTCGGAGGTTTTCTAAAATATGGCTTTCAGGTTAAAAGGCATAAAATTGTAACCAATGCCGTGCATCAGGCGGATGGAAAAATTTGTATGCAGATTTTGCATACGGGGCGATATGGTTATCATCCTTTTATCCTATCTCCTTCGGGGATTAAATCGCCAATCACACCATTTAAGCCGAAATTAATGTCAACAAAAGACATTGAGAAACAAATTCAATCTTTCGTCAATACTTCAAAACTGGCACAGGAAGCCGGTTATGACGGCGTGGAAATTATGGGTTCTGAAGGTTATTTGATTAATCAGTTTTTGGTTGAAAGAACCAATGTTCGCGATGATTTATGGGGCGGAAGCTATGAAAACCGCACCCGTTTTGCCCGTGAAATCGTAGAACGTGTGCGTCAGGCTGTCGGAAAAGATTTTATTATTATTTTCCGATTATCAATGCTTGATTTGGTTTCGCAGGGAAGCACTTGGGAAGAAGTTGTGTTTCTGGCAAAGGAGCTGGAAAAGCTGGGTGTTAGCATTATCAATACCGGAATTGGCTGGCATGAAGCACGAATCCCGACAATTGCAACCTGTGTTCCTCCGGCGGCATTTTCGTGGGTGACTGAAAAAATGCGTCCGCATGTGAGTGTTCCATTAGTTACTACCAATCGAATCAATACTCCTGGAATGGCGGAGCAAATACTCTCCAGTCAGAACATTGATATGGTTTCCATGGCAAGACCGCTGTTGGCAGACCCGGATTTTGTGAAAAAAGCAATGGACAACAAAGCGGATGAAATTAACTCTTGTATTGGTTGTAATCAGGCTTGTTTGGATCATGTGTTCAAAAATAAAAGAGCCACCTGTTTGGTCAATCCTCTGGCATGTTATGAGACCGACTACAAAATTGAACCAACATCCCAATCCAAAAAATGTGCAGTTATTGGTGGAGGACCGGCCGGAATGTCGTGTGCGGCTACTTTGGCAGAAAGAGGACACAAGGTCACTTTGTTCGAAGCGTCTGATAAATTGGGTGGGCAATTTAATTTGGCTGCAAACATTCCGGGTAAAGATGAGTTTTTCAAAACCATCCGTTATTTCAAAACCCAGTTTGCTAAACTGGAAGTGGAAGTGAAACTCAATATGAAAGTTACCAAAGATGATTTATCCGGTTTCGACGAGGTCGTTATTGCAACCGGAGTGAAGCCTCGTTATCCGAATATCCCGGGAATTGATCATGGCAAAGTTATTTTTTATGACGAACTCATTCGTAAAGAAAAGATTGCAGGTCAAAAAGTAGCCGTCATTGGAGCCGGTGGAATTGGTTTTGATGTTGGTGAATTTTTATCAGAAGATGATTCTTTACACGGAACCAGCGATGATATTTATGCCAATCCACAGGCTTTCTGCAAAGAGTGGGGAATTGATATGAACATCGAAGCAGAAGGTGGATTGGTTCAAGCTCAACACCAAAGAAGTCCCAGAGAAATCTATCTGCTACAGCGTAAAACCGGTAAGCCAGGAAAGACTCTTGGAAAAACAACGGGTTGGATACGTAGAATGACATTGACTAAGCGTGGTGTGAAAACACTTTCCGGTTGTAATTACGACAAAATCGACGATCAGGGATTGCATATCACCAGAAATAAAAAAACGGAAATCCTTGATGTTGATAACGTCATTATCTGTGCCGGACAAGTGTCTGTCAATTCGCTTTATGAAGAACTTAAAGATACTCAATCGTGCCATATCATTGGCGGTGCAGAATATGCCGGCGAACTGGATGCCAAAAGAGCGATTAAGCAGGGAGTTTTGTTGGCTGCAAAACTTTAA
- a CDS encoding PKD domain-containing protein: protein MMFLAPNVAPNASFTYNCNNLACTFDGSGSSDSDGSISSYSWSFGGSGANASHTFAGAGTYSVTLTVTDNDGATDTSTQSVTVTEPANVAPTASFTANCTDLTCSFNASGSSDSDGSIASYSWSFGGSGVTASHTYGSAGTYSVTLTVTDDDGATDTATQSVTVTEPPVSGNALTNGVPVTGLSASTGNVVEYTMDVPAGATNLNFDISGGTGDADIYVKFGSAPTTSSYDCRPYVGGNTENCNFASPQAGTYYVMVRAYSAFSGVSLVGSYTEAGGGPTPISQTVSNISVSQGAWKHYTVDLTNGYSNLNIAISGGSGDADLYVRHGAQSTTSSYDCRPYKNGNTESCSFSSPASGTWYIDIRGYSAASGVTLNVTAD, encoded by the coding sequence ATGATGTTTCTGGCTCCGAATGTTGCTCCAAACGCATCATTCACATACAACTGTAACAACTTAGCTTGTACATTTGATGGTTCCGGAAGTTCAGATAGTGATGGTTCAATCTCAAGCTACTCTTGGTCGTTTGGTGGTTCTGGAGCAAATGCTTCTCACACATTCGCCGGAGCAGGCACATATTCAGTCACTCTTACAGTTACTGATAATGATGGAGCAACTGACACTTCAACTCAATCCGTTACAGTTACCGAACCTGCAAATGTAGCACCAACTGCTTCATTTACAGCTAACTGTACAGATTTAACATGTAGCTTTAACGCCTCAGGAAGTTCTGATAGTGATGGCTCCATTGCAAGCTATTCATGGTCATTCGGTGGATCAGGAGTTACAGCATCTCATACTTATGGAAGTGCCGGAACTTACTCTGTAACACTGACAGTAACTGACGATGATGGAGCAACTGACACAGCTACTCAATCAGTAACCGTAACTGAACCACCTGTTTCAGGTAATGCCTTAACAAATGGTGTTCCTGTAACCGGACTGTCCGCATCAACAGGAAATGTTGTTGAATACACAATGGATGTTCCTGCAGGAGCAACAAACTTGAATTTTGACATTAGTGGCGGTACCGGTGATGCTGATATATATGTTAAGTTCGGCTCAGCTCCTACAACTTCAAGTTACGATTGTCGCCCTTATGTTGGTGGAAACACAGAAAACTGTAATTTTGCCAGCCCACAAGCCGGAACTTACTATGTAATGGTTCGTGCTTATAGCGCATTTAGTGGCGTTAGTTTGGTAGGAAGTTATACCGAAGCAGGTGGTGGTCCAACTCCAATCAGCCAAACTGTAAGCAACATCTCAGTTTCACAAGGTGCTTGGAAACACTATACAGTTGACTTGACAAATGGTTATTCAAACCTCAATATAGCTATTAGTGGTGGTTCAGGCGACGCTGACTTATATGTCAGACATGGCGCTCAATCAACAACAAGCTCTTATGATTGTCGCCCTTATAAAAACGGCAATACTGAGTCATGTTCTTTCAGCTCACCGGCAAGTGGAACATGGTACATTGATATCAGAGGATATTCTGCAGCATCAGGAGTTACATTAAACGTAACTGCTGATTAA
- the nagZ gene encoding beta-N-acetylhexosaminidase — MTAIMCGITSTKLNEEEIELLRHPLVCGVILFKRNYQDYFQLKRLVDEIKSHFGSDFLIAVDQEGGRVKRFSEPFSQLPALAETGKVFSSNPDLAKSFAHVHAWLMSSELLSIDIDLSFAPVLDIDNGSNVIGDRAFSQKPEEATELAEFYCRAMHDAGMKTTAKHFPGHGTVVADSHFELPIDNRSLNEIENLDLIPFASLIQNNLIDAVMMSHVIYSEVCEDAAGYSKYWCQDVLQKKLGFKGVIISDDLGMKAADCVGDVHARYQACVESGVDMALACTYELSAELLDKLPKNVPNRRFPQLKGHSKLSKTKPFWQNRYWQTIRNSMELIEKEIRKQ, encoded by the coding sequence ATGACTGCGATTATGTGTGGAATCACTTCCACTAAACTCAATGAGGAAGAAATTGAACTCCTCAGACATCCGTTAGTTTGTGGTGTCATTTTATTTAAAAGAAATTATCAGGATTATTTTCAACTCAAGAGACTCGTTGATGAGATTAAAAGCCACTTTGGTTCTGATTTTCTGATTGCAGTTGATCAGGAAGGCGGTCGTGTGAAACGATTCTCAGAACCTTTTTCACAACTACCGGCACTAGCAGAAACCGGCAAAGTGTTTTCATCTAACCCGGATTTGGCAAAATCATTTGCTCATGTCCATGCTTGGTTGATGAGTTCGGAATTATTATCAATAGATATTGATTTGAGTTTTGCTCCGGTTTTGGATATTGACAACGGTAGTAATGTGATTGGAGACAGAGCTTTTTCACAAAAGCCGGAAGAAGCAACTGAATTGGCGGAATTTTATTGCCGTGCGATGCATGATGCCGGCATGAAGACAACTGCAAAACACTTTCCGGGTCATGGAACGGTAGTTGCGGATTCACATTTCGAGTTGCCAATTGATAATCGTTCGTTGAATGAAATTGAAAATTTAGACTTAATTCCATTTGCCAGCTTAATTCAAAATAACTTGATTGATGCTGTGATGATGTCGCATGTGATTTATTCCGAAGTTTGCGAGGATGCAGCCGGATACTCAAAATATTGGTGTCAGGATGTTTTACAAAAAAAACTGGGATTTAAAGGAGTAATTATTTCAGATGATTTGGGTATGAAAGCAGCTGATTGTGTGGGTGATGTTCATGCCCGATATCAGGCTTGTGTCGAATCAGGAGTTGATATGGCTTTGGCTTGTACTTACGAATTAAGTGCTGAATTACTGGATAAACTCCCCAAAAATGTTCCGAATCGACGATTTCCTCAATTAAAAGGCCATTCAAAACTTTCAAAAACAAAACCTTTTTGGCAGAATAGGTACTGGCAGACCATACGCAATAGTATGGAGCTAATTGAAAAAGAAATTAGAAAACAATAA
- a CDS encoding class II fumarate hydratase, translating to MNDYRIEKDSMGELQVPANALYGAQTQRAVNNFPISGITMPREFIRALGLIKESAALVNKSLGYLDGDIASAIVESAQKVQNGDVDGHFPIDVFQTGSGTSSNMNCNEVISHLASTDDLHVHPNDHVNMGQSSNDVIPTTIAVSAVLNVREKLIPALDYIEKICRAKAEELKDVVKTGRTHLMDAMPVTFAQELNTWADLILRNKQRITDATNRLSNLPQGGTAVGTGINADKYFGVKFAAQLSAKTGSSFHSMENKFEGIGSQDGVVELSGQLKTLASTMMKIANDLRWMNSGPLAGIGEIALPSLQPGSSIMPGKVNPVIPEAMAMVCAQVMGNDTTISIAGASGNFQLNVMLPIIGLNILQSIEIMSNSIRVMADSAIKGFIVNHDTVAESLNRNPILVTALNAIIGYDLGAKIAKTAYKEGRAVIDVALEHTELSREELEKHLNPLKLTLGGIGK from the coding sequence ATGAACGACTATAGAATTGAAAAAGACAGCATGGGGGAACTTCAGGTTCCTGCTAATGCATTGTATGGAGCTCAAACACAAAGAGCGGTTAATAATTTTCCAATTAGCGGAATCACCATGCCCAGAGAGTTTATTAGAGCTTTGGGTTTGATAAAAGAGTCTGCTGCCTTGGTCAATAAATCCTTAGGATATCTGGATGGTGATATTGCATCGGCAATTGTTGAATCGGCTCAAAAAGTTCAAAATGGCGATGTGGACGGACATTTTCCAATTGATGTGTTTCAGACCGGTTCCGGAACCAGCTCGAACATGAATTGTAATGAGGTGATTTCGCATCTGGCATCCACCGATGATTTACACGTTCATCCCAATGACCATGTTAATATGGGACAAAGCAGCAATGATGTGATTCCGACAACAATTGCTGTCAGTGCTGTTCTCAATGTTCGTGAAAAACTAATTCCAGCTTTGGATTATATTGAAAAAATCTGCCGTGCCAAAGCCGAAGAGCTAAAAGATGTCGTCAAAACCGGTCGTACGCATCTGATGGATGCCATGCCGGTCACTTTCGCTCAGGAATTAAATACTTGGGCAGATTTAATATTGAGAAATAAACAAAGAATCACAGATGCAACTAATCGTTTGAGTAATTTGCCGCAAGGTGGAACTGCGGTTGGTACCGGAATCAATGCTGATAAGTATTTTGGTGTGAAGTTTGCGGCGCAACTTTCTGCCAAAACCGGTTCTTCATTTCATAGCATGGAAAACAAATTTGAAGGAATTGGTTCACAAGATGGTGTGGTTGAACTTTCAGGTCAACTAAAAACTTTAGCTTCAACAATGATGAAAATTGCCAATGATTTGCGTTGGATGAACTCAGGACCATTAGCAGGTATCGGCGAGATTGCATTACCTTCATTACAACCCGGAAGCAGTATTATGCCGGGTAAAGTAAACCCGGTGATTCCTGAAGCCATGGCAATGGTTTGTGCACAGGTTATGGGCAACGACACCACAATTTCAATTGCCGGCGCATCGGGTAATTTTCAATTAAATGTTATGTTGCCTATTATTGGATTAAATATCTTGCAAAGTATTGAGATTATGTCGAATTCTATTCGTGTGATGGCGGATTCAGCGATTAAAGGATTCATAGTCAATCACGATACCGTTGCTGAATCATTAAATCGCAACCCAATATTAGTTACTGCTTTGAATGCCATCATCGGCTATGATTTGGGTGCAAAAATTGCTAAAACGGCTTATAAAGAAGGTCGGGCTGTCATTGATGTGGCATTAGAACATACCGAATTATCCAGAGAAGAACTGGAAAAACATCTTAACCCCTTAAAACTGACCCTCGGAGGTATTGGTAAATAA